The genome window GGCGTTCATGAAAGAGCGATTGTGGTAAGTGCCAGCAATCCAGATTATCCGGTTGAAATTGGCAAGGAAGTGCTTTGCATTGATGAGCGTTATTTCCGCCCGACGGAAGTGGACCTCTTGCTGGGCGATCCAACGAAAGCCATGACTAAGCTGGGCTGGAAACCAAAATACGATCTGCAAGCCCTGGTGAAAGACATGGTTTCTGCCGACGTAGCCCTTTTCCGTCGTGACCAGCTTCTGGTTGAAGGCGGCCACCAGGTATTGAATTATTTCGAGTAGGTTGGTATTATCCCAATTCTTATTTTTACCTCTGTCTTACGAAGTGCCAACTTTAGTAGGGCAGAGGTTTTAATTTCTCAACGGAACACCATGCGCCCCAGCATTCTTTTTGTCCTTATTCTTCTCAGTGTCAATACCCTTTTCGCGCAAAGTAACACTCATTTTACGTCCAGTTATTCAGCGGAAGTAGGTGCTTTTGTGTCTTCCAGTAAGCGCATGCCGTTCTGGTTGCGGGCCAATCAATACGGCATTGTTCCCTTAACAGCTCCGGTTGGTACTTTACGATTAGGAACCCAAGGCGAATGGCGGCCCGACAGCTCCGCCCAACACAACAGATGGTTTGTGAAATATGGAGCCTATGCCGTGGGGAATGTAGCGCAGAAAAGCCAGGTATTGTTGCCAGAGGCATATGCTATGGCGGGAATTGGAAAGTTTTATGCCTATGCGGGCAGAAGGCGAGAGATTATTGGGCTGGGCGATTCAACGCTTTCTTCAGGTTTTTACTCCTGGTCGCAGAACGCCATGCCGATTACCAAAGTGCAAATTGGAACGAATGGATTTGTGCCTTTAGGGTTTACAAAAGGGATTATCTCCGTTAATTTTTTATATGCGCATGGCTGGTTTCCGAATACGGATTCTGTGCAGGGTTCTTTTTTGCATCAGAAGACATTATTCGGGCGAATTGGCAAACCTAATTGGAAAGTAAGATTATACGGAGGTGTTGTACACAATGTGCAGTGGGGAGGCCGCTCAAATTACGTTAGAAGAGAGTGGACAATGAATGGAAGCGGAAAATTTGCTTCTTCATTTCAGGATTATTTACGATTAGTAGTAGCTAAGACACCTGGAGGAGAAGGATACTCTTCTGTCGATTCACTAAATCAAATAGGCAATCATCTAGGGTCACTTGATTTTGGGATTGATGTTGATTTAAAAGGCTGGAATGTATTAGTCTATCATCAACATCCTTTTGAAGATAAATCAGGACTGGTTTTTCTTAATTTCCCAGATGGTTTATATGGCTTGAGAAGTAAGAATACGAAGATGACGCCTATCCGTACATTTAGAGTACGTCAAGTTACATTTGAGTATTTGACCACAATGAATCGTCTCAATAGCGTACCCGGAAAATATGAGGGCGATGAATACTTTAACCATGGCCAGTATATTGATGGTTGGGCAAGAGGGCAACGCGTAATCGGTACGCCGTTTATCTCTCGTTGGAACGATACACGCCAGGATCTCTATGGCTCTAGGCAAGACCGCATGATTAGCAATAATACAATTAAAGTGTATCACGCGGCTTTGATGGGTGAATTTTCCTCTGGAATTTCGCTGGACATGCGTTTGTCAGTTAGTGAGAATTTTGGCTATTTTCGAGGTGGAAAAAGAGACCAATTTTCAGGCGTAATCCGTACGGGTATCCCTATTGCTTTTCTAGGTGGTTCTGAAGTGCAAGCCGCTGTTTCGCTTGATAAAGGTGGCCTATTTCACGATGCCTTGGGAGGCTATATAGGACTTCGAAAAGTATGGTAATAACTAAACTTAACGGGATAATGAGTCTTACCATTGCTGCTATCAGTTAGTAGCAATGGCTTCAACCAATCGGTTGGCCGCTGGCTCAATAGCAAAGTAAGATTCATACGTTGCTCGCGCCTGTCTGCCCATAACAAGTTCTTCTGTTTTAGCGAGGTTTAACCAGTTATCTAACAATTGAGTGGTGCCTACCTGCGTATCTGGCTGCACAATTCCCCCCTTGAAAGAATCGATCTCGCGCCATATATTTATCTGGTCAGAAATCAAGACGGGTTTGCCACAAGCCAATGCTTCTACAACCGAAATGCCAAAGTTCTCCTGATGACTGGGTAAAACAAAGGCTTCACACCCATAGAAAGCGCTCCATTTATCATCCCCGGTAAGCATCCCCGGAAAAAATACCTTGTCGCTAATTTGTGGATTGCTATTAACTAGATCCTGTAATTTCTGACCGTAGGGAGTCTCCTTACCGGGACCAGCAATAACAAGTCTTGGGAAAGAATTATGAGTATCTGTTGAGACTTTTGCATCAGAAATAGAACTTAGTTTTGTAGTTTTCTCAACTACATCCGCATAAGCATTGATAAGTAGATCTACCCCTTTTTTGTCGTGAAGCCGGCTAAGAAACAAGAAATAAGGCTGTCCTCGCAAAACAGGTAGTTTATTCAAAAAAGCTTCCAATAAGGCAGGTGTGCAGAGCTTAGGCTCAGGTACTCCGTAGCCAACATTAATTTCCTTCTTAGGGTGATAGGGGTTAAAGGTCGTCCGAGCCAGACGTAATTCCTCTTCGCACGTGAAGAACAAACCATCCGCCTGGTTTACAACGCGTGCTTCAATGAGCTTCCAATAAACCCAGTTGCGAATAGCTTTTAATTTTCGGCCTGGTGCACGCTGGAAATAAGGATCAAGCATGCCGTGCGGCATGACAAAAAGCTTAGGCATTTTGCTTTTTTCCTGTTGATTTCTTTTGGACTGTCTACGAAAGGTCTGAACGGCTTTCTGGGTAGCATAACTGTGATACTGCCATAAGCCATGTACAATGACAGCATCAAAGCGCCCTAGATTGTCGAGAAGCCAAGGGGCTAACTTAGGACTATGGTTCCAGGGTTTTTTACTAGGCCCAAGCTTATGAATGGGAAATGCATCCTTGATCGGGAAGGCAACAGAAGGGTCATCTAGGCTCACAACTTCGTTTTGAATGCCTACTTCTTTTAGAGCAGAAATAGAGTTCCGAATGCCCTGGCATGGCCCGCCTGTGGATGGGTCCATGCTTGCGATAACACGTAAAATATTCATGAAGGATAGTGTTCCGCTGAGTGGTACTACCTAATAAAAGGCAACTTGTAAGTAACTGGCACCTTACTCAGCCTTATTTAAGGTTGTATTATAGGAATAAAAATATAACTATTTTATTATCTACCAAATGATTACAAAGCTATTTTTT of Tellurirhabdus bombi contains these proteins:
- a CDS encoding capsule assembly Wzi family protein, whose amino-acid sequence is MRPSILFVLILLSVNTLFAQSNTHFTSSYSAEVGAFVSSSKRMPFWLRANQYGIVPLTAPVGTLRLGTQGEWRPDSSAQHNRWFVKYGAYAVGNVAQKSQVLLPEAYAMAGIGKFYAYAGRRREIIGLGDSTLSSGFYSWSQNAMPITKVQIGTNGFVPLGFTKGIISVNFLYAHGWFPNTDSVQGSFLHQKTLFGRIGKPNWKVRLYGGVVHNVQWGGRSNYVRREWTMNGSGKFASSFQDYLRLVVAKTPGGEGYSSVDSLNQIGNHLGSLDFGIDVDLKGWNVLVYHQHPFEDKSGLVFLNFPDGLYGLRSKNTKMTPIRTFRVRQVTFEYLTTMNRLNSVPGKYEGDEYFNHGQYIDGWARGQRVIGTPFISRWNDTRQDLYGSRQDRMISNNTIKVYHAALMGEFSSGISLDMRLSVSENFGYFRGGKRDQFSGVIRTGIPIAFLGGSEVQAAVSLDKGGLFHDALGGYIGLRKVW
- a CDS encoding glycosyltransferase, yielding MNILRVIASMDPSTGGPCQGIRNSISALKEVGIQNEVVSLDDPSVAFPIKDAFPIHKLGPSKKPWNHSPKLAPWLLDNLGRFDAVIVHGLWQYHSYATQKAVQTFRRQSKRNQQEKSKMPKLFVMPHGMLDPYFQRAPGRKLKAIRNWVYWKLIEARVVNQADGLFFTCEEELRLARTTFNPYHPKKEINVGYGVPEPKLCTPALLEAFLNKLPVLRGQPYFLFLSRLHDKKGVDLLINAYADVVEKTTKLSSISDAKVSTDTHNSFPRLVIAGPGKETPYGQKLQDLVNSNPQISDKVFFPGMLTGDDKWSAFYGCEAFVLPSHQENFGISVVEALACGKPVLISDQINIWREIDSFKGGIVQPDTQVGTTQLLDNWLNLAKTEELVMGRQARATYESYFAIEPAANRLVEAIATN